The Acidobacteriota bacterium genome includes a region encoding these proteins:
- a CDS encoding YbhB/YbcL family Raf kinase inhibitor-like protein, with product MNALTSFLWLFGLAWGALAFVALSRGSEFSLSSPRFDAGQPIPRVHTCDGEDRSPALTWTHVPPGTRAFALLCDDPDAPMGTWDHWVIYNIPGSATGLAEGLAAAERLPDGSLQGVNSWGRIGYGGPCPPPGKAHRYYFRLFALDAPLALGAGATKAQVLAAMKGHTLATAEMMGTYER from the coding sequence GTGAACGCTCTGACCTCTTTCCTTTGGCTGTTTGGACTGGCCTGGGGGGCCCTGGCCTTCGTGGCGCTGAGCCGTGGATCGGAGTTTTCCCTTTCCTCGCCCCGCTTCGATGCGGGCCAGCCCATCCCCAGGGTTCACACCTGCGACGGGGAAGACCGCTCTCCCGCTCTGACCTGGACCCATGTCCCCCCGGGAACGCGGGCCTTCGCGCTCCTTTGTGACGATCCCGACGCGCCCATGGGCACCTGGGACCACTGGGTGATTTACAACATTCCTGGAAGCGCCACGGGATTGGCCGAGGGGTTGGCCGCGGCCGAGCGCCTTCCCGACGGAAGCCTGCAGGGAGTGAACTCCTGGGGGCGCATCGGTTACGGAGGCCCGTGCCCGCCCCCGGGCAAGGCCCATCGCTACTACTTCCGGCTCTTCGCGCTGGATGCGCCACTGGCCTTGGGCGCCGGGGCCACGAAGGCCCAGGTCCTCGCCGCGATGAAGGGCCATACGCTCGCCACCGCCGAGATGATGGGCACCTACGAACGCTGA
- a CDS encoding thioredoxin family protein → ALLLVLPLLPPAPAGSDAGARGWHGDLEAGLRDGRARNVPVLLDFRADWCVACVELEKKTWPEPEVEGLLRQMAPVRLDVTRNSPADREIQARYAVRGLPTVILLDPQGKELGRFVGFKGPADLVAWARPHVKPSPPRGT, encoded by the coding sequence CCGCCCTTCTCCTCGTTCTGCCCCTGCTGCCTCCCGCTCCGGCCGGTTCCGACGCTGGGGCCCGGGGCTGGCACGGGGACCTGGAAGCCGGCCTGCGCGACGGCCGCGCCCGAAACGTGCCCGTGCTCCTGGATTTTCGGGCCGACTGGTGCGTGGCGTGCGTGGAACTCGAGAAGAAGACCTGGCCTGAACCGGAGGTGGAGGGGCTCTTGAGGCAGATGGCCCCCGTCCGGCTCGACGTCACGCGGAATTCGCCCGCCGACCGGGAGATCCAGGCGCGTTATGCGGTCCGGGGCCTGCCCACCGTCATTCTCCTGGACCCCCAAGGGAAGGAACTCGGTCGGTTCGTGGGTTTCAAAGGGCCCGCCGATCTGGTCGCCTGGGCGCGGCCCCACGTGAAGCCGTCCCCCCCGCGGGGGACCTGA